Proteins encoded together in one Oncorhynchus mykiss isolate Arlee chromosome 7, USDA_OmykA_1.1, whole genome shotgun sequence window:
- the amigo3 gene encoding amphoterin-induced protein 3, translating to MLRSQAVTTPLVLNSLLLVLLLQQAGVRAETGVAAEPGVGASESGVGASRCPKGCLCCSDILSCVDKGLKALPSELPAYTTTLDLNHNRLKELKKGSFTALPRLESLRLAHNSLKWLEPGTFWNSSALRQLDLSSNQLEKVEVHYFLELTGLEELLLFNNRIVRVESKALEALGNLRKVYISHNRLTDFPFSIQEDSHPFLATMDLSSNSMSKLPLVDIETLPAALQSGLFLHNNTLICECEMYNMFRRWEQKGFPSVSDFREEHTCLVYGEHKASVKFFHHRRFFEVNLKCSTAVAGALWEPEGSLLVYEGAAVVLDCHTMLEGQHLTYLWVSPHHGAGAPPENNGTLRMHANGSLEIVSAQVEDSGVYWCKVFDGTKRNESWEVNVTVLMRHDETEPFNTGFTTLIGCVTTLVLVLMYLYLTPCHCWCHKQPPLPGTPSPANDQCSAQSSILTPTPPATTEGPGRKVSNNKHVVFLEPIKEVQNGRLRAATGALSPVSVSGHSITSVFSDSPIVP from the coding sequence ATGCTCAGGTCTCAGGCTGTAACTACCCCTCTGGTGCTGAACTCTCTCCTCCTAGTGCTCCTGCTGCAGCAAGCCGGGGTCAGGGCTGAGACAGGGGTCGCGGCTGAGCCCGGGGTAGGGGCAAGTGAGTCTGGGGTCGGGGCCAGTAGATGTCCCAAGGGCTGCCTGTGTTGCTCCGACATCCTCAGCTGCGTCGACAAGGGTCTGAAGGCACTGCCCTCCGAGCTGCCCGCGTACACCACCACCCTGGACCTCAATCACAACCGCCTGAAGGAGCTGAAGAAGGGGAGCTTTACTGCGCTGCCCCGTCTGGAGTCTCTCCGCCTGGCTCACAACTCTCTGAAATGGCTCGAGCCCGGAACCTTCTGGAACAGCAGCGCGCTACGACAACTGGACCTGTCGTCCAATCAGCTGGAAAAGGTAGAGGTGCACTACTTCCTGGAGCTGACAGGATTGGAGGAGCTGCTGCTCTTCAACAACCGCATCGTCCGCGTGGAGAGCAAGGCCCTGGAGGCGCTCGGTAACCTACGCAAGGTCTACATCAGCCACAACCGCCTCACGGACTTCCCCTTCTCCATCCAGGAGGACAGCCACCCCTTCCTAGCCACCATGGACCTGTCCTCCAACAGCATGTCCAAACTCCCCCTGGTGGACATCGAGACCCTGCCGGCGGCCTTGCAGAGCGGACTCTTCCTCCACAACAACACCCTGATCTGCGAATGCGAAATGTACAATATGTTCCGGCGCTGGGAGCAGAAGGGGTTCCCCTCGGTCAGTGACTTCCGGGAGGAGCACACCTGCCTGGTGTATGGGGAACACAAGGCCTCCGTTAAATTTTTCCACCACAGACGATTCTTTGAAGTGAACTTGAAGTGCAGCACGGCAGTGGCTGGAGCTCTATGGGAGCCTGAGGGAAGCCTGCTGGTGTACGAAGGAGCCGCCGTGGTTCTGGACTGTCACACCATGCTCGAAGGACAGCACCTAACCTACTTGTGGGTTTCGCCTCACCACGGGGCAGGTGCCCCGCCGGAGAACAACGGCACTCTCCGCATGCACGCCAACGGCAGTCTGGAGATTGTGTCGGCGCAGGTCGAGGACTCCGGCGTGTACTGGTGCAAGGTTTTCGACGGGACTAAGAGGAACGAGTCATGGGAAGTGAACGTGACGGTGTTGATGCGACACGACGAAACTGAGCCCTTCAACACGGGGTTTACGACCCTCATAGGGTGCGTGACGACCCTCGTTCTGGTCCTCATGTACCTTTACCTGACCCCCTGCCACTGCTGGTGCCACAAGCAGCCCCCTCTGCCGGGTACCCCCAGCCCGGCCAATGACCAGTGCAGTGCCCAGTCCTCAATCCTGACCCCCACCCCGCCCGCCACCACAGAGGGTCCAGGCCGTAAGGTCAGTAACAACAAGCATGTGGTGTTTCTGGAACCCATCAAAGAAGTGCAGAACGGCCGGCTAAGGGCGGCTACAGGTGCGCTGTCCCCAGTCTCGGTTTCAGGCCACTCCATCACCTCAGTCTTCTCAGACTCACCCATCGTGCCATAG